A single Streptomyces sannanensis DNA region contains:
- a CDS encoding EF-hand domain-containing protein yields the protein MTPLSGTPLLHRKIDLCFRHFDTDDSGSIDREDLLTLGAQLLSRFGEPATSPKGTALMDGMSRFWEALVRVADQDGDGRLSPEEYRACMTGAFVDSPEGFDTSFRPLADAVCALLDTDGDGEVDEKEFAAWQEVFRTAPEDRAAAFQKLDIDSNGKLSVDELLAAIRQYYVSPDADAAGNWLYGSVA from the coding sequence ATGACCCCGCTTTCGGGCACTCCCCTGCTGCACCGCAAGATCGACCTCTGCTTCCGGCACTTCGACACGGACGACAGCGGCTCCATCGACCGCGAAGACCTCCTGACCCTCGGCGCGCAACTGCTCTCGCGGTTCGGTGAGCCGGCGACCTCGCCGAAGGGCACGGCCCTGATGGACGGGATGTCCCGTTTCTGGGAGGCCCTCGTCCGCGTTGCCGACCAGGACGGCGACGGGCGCCTCTCGCCCGAGGAGTACCGCGCCTGCATGACGGGTGCCTTCGTCGACTCGCCCGAGGGCTTCGACACCTCCTTCCGCCCGCTGGCCGACGCGGTGTGCGCACTGCTGGACACCGACGGGGATGGCGAGGTGGACGAGAAGGAGTTCGCAGCCTGGCAGGAAGTGTTCCGGACCGCCCCGGAAGACAGGGCCGCTGCCTTCCAGAAGCTGGACATCGACAGCAACGGCAAACTGAGCGTCGACGAGCTACTCGCCGCCATCCGCCAGTACTACGTGAGCCCCGACGCGGACGCGGCCGGAAATTGGCTCTACGGCTCAGTGGCCTAA
- a CDS encoding YnfA family protein: MAVARSVALFVVAALFEIGGAWLVWQGIREHKGWIWIGAGVIALGLYGVVATFQSDDNFGRILAAYGGIFVAGSIAWGMVADGYRPDRFDVIGALVCLVGMAVIMYAPRSH; this comes from the coding sequence ATGGCCGTCGCGCGTTCCGTTGCCCTGTTCGTCGTCGCCGCCCTCTTCGAGATCGGCGGCGCCTGGCTGGTCTGGCAGGGCATCCGCGAGCACAAGGGCTGGATCTGGATCGGCGCCGGCGTCATCGCCCTCGGCCTCTACGGCGTCGTGGCGACCTTCCAGTCCGACGACAACTTCGGCCGCATCCTCGCCGCGTATGGCGGGATCTTCGTGGCCGGGTCGATCGCCTGGGGCATGGTCGCCGACGGCTACCGGCCCGACCGCTTCGACGTCATCGGCGCCCTGGTCTGCCTCGTGGGCATGGCCGTGATCATGTACGCGCCCCGCAGTCACTGA
- a CDS encoding aldehyde dehydrogenase family protein, protein MNSSSGAARLEFPVLLAGVPVPGESWVHWPASSATLYDTYEVLALKARLDHAREKPEDHTDPRLAGRVARSTGDQALTALSCARQAQPVWARVPLDRRLDFVRAFHRLLREQAEQFVSVLIAEGNPVRVAQWALSAALNITHPDTVEHARELMVWEDRREGRLVRLVRKPDGVVCLDPARNAPMLTAVAGILTLAAGNALVVNAPPTVPLSTAFLFHELVAPLLTQHAAPPGTLSVLCAPARPMLRTWLASPHCDDIFFFGGASQGAELTRSCLEAGKKPIMELAGNDALMVWRDADLDQAVEAAMERYLGSGQLCFAPKFALLHPSIAEEFTERLHRRVAALRVGPPENPEIVLTPVIKRSQFKEVLQDAVDKGAELLCGGALVDVHGQPSLRGPFLTPALVRVRGLGPAATMQAVTEETFFPLMCVVVADSPVSAGDDALLDSMLAFVNANRYGLRNSLWARDAHVIDRFADEVSNGGVLKVNDSHIGTLPVLPVIGGTGLSGGVFGEANIPFLRTTRLQGISIGSHIAAPFDHLAAAGFQSAHATNRPAPMDLPEQSGITRKANL, encoded by the coding sequence GTGAACAGCTCTAGTGGTGCTGCGCGGCTCGAATTCCCGGTCCTGCTGGCCGGGGTGCCTGTTCCTGGCGAAAGCTGGGTGCACTGGCCCGCCAGTAGCGCGACGCTGTACGACACCTATGAGGTCCTCGCGCTCAAGGCACGCCTGGACCACGCGCGGGAAAAGCCCGAGGATCACACGGATCCCCGGCTGGCCGGGCGGGTAGCACGCTCCACGGGTGATCAGGCTCTGACCGCGCTCTCCTGCGCACGCCAGGCTCAACCGGTCTGGGCGCGCGTCCCCCTCGACCGGCGGCTGGACTTCGTCCGCGCGTTCCACCGCCTCCTACGCGAACAGGCCGAACAATTCGTGTCGGTCCTGATCGCGGAAGGCAACCCGGTGCGCGTGGCGCAGTGGGCTCTGTCCGCCGCGCTGAACATCACCCACCCCGACACAGTCGAGCACGCACGCGAACTCATGGTGTGGGAGGACCGGCGGGAAGGCCGGCTGGTACGGCTGGTGCGCAAACCCGACGGAGTGGTGTGCCTTGACCCGGCCCGCAACGCCCCGATGCTCACCGCCGTGGCCGGGATCCTCACCCTCGCGGCCGGCAACGCCCTGGTAGTCAACGCTCCGCCCACGGTCCCGCTGAGCACCGCGTTCCTCTTCCACGAACTCGTCGCCCCCCTCCTGACACAGCACGCTGCGCCGCCCGGCACGCTGAGCGTTCTCTGTGCGCCGGCACGCCCGATGCTGCGCACCTGGCTCGCCTCGCCCCACTGCGACGACATCTTCTTCTTCGGCGGTGCCAGCCAAGGAGCGGAACTGACCCGGTCGTGCCTGGAAGCGGGCAAGAAACCGATCATGGAGCTGGCCGGGAACGACGCCCTGATGGTGTGGCGGGACGCCGACCTCGACCAAGCGGTCGAAGCGGCCATGGAGCGCTACCTCGGCTCGGGCCAGCTGTGTTTCGCACCCAAATTCGCCCTGCTCCACCCCTCCATTGCCGAGGAGTTCACCGAACGGCTGCACCGCCGGGTGGCCGCGTTGCGCGTGGGCCCGCCCGAGAACCCCGAAATCGTACTCACTCCCGTCATCAAACGTTCCCAGTTCAAAGAGGTCCTCCAAGATGCCGTCGACAAGGGAGCCGAACTCCTCTGCGGAGGCGCCCTGGTCGACGTACACGGCCAGCCCTCTCTCAGAGGTCCCTTCCTCACCCCGGCCCTGGTCCGAGTCCGCGGGCTGGGGCCCGCAGCCACCATGCAGGCAGTGACAGAGGAAACATTCTTCCCCCTGATGTGCGTCGTAGTGGCCGACAGCCCCGTCTCCGCCGGTGACGACGCGCTGCTGGACTCCATGCTCGCCTTCGTCAACGCCAACCGGTACGGACTGCGCAACTCGCTCTGGGCACGCGACGCGCATGTCATCGACCGCTTCGCCGACGAGGTCAGCAACGGCGGCGTACTGAAGGTCAACGACAGCCACATCGGCACCCTGCCCGTCCTACCCGTCATCGGCGGCACAGGACTCTCTGGCGGAGTCTTCGGCGAGGCCAACATCCCCTTCCTGCGCACCACCCGACTGCAGGGCATCAGCATCGGCTCACACATCGCTGCGCCTTTCGACCATCTCGCCGCTGCCGGTTTCCAGTCGGCACACGCAACTAACCGCCCCGCTCCCATGGATTTGCCGGAACAGTCCGGCATCACGCGAAAGGCCAACCTATGA
- a CDS encoding calcineurin-like phosphoesterase family protein, which translates to MTVTDKAPTSVNWTESAYRGSVEVVRGADDTPDVLNGVVFNDRNRNSKRDADEPGIEGVVVSNGRDVVMTGDDGRYALPAYDNMVVFVTQPRGYQVPVDENNFAQFSYIHLPEGSPQMKYQGIPPTGDLPESVNFPLTKSRLTQSPWQQCIIGGDPQPLNSEQAGYAQLGAFADLQKRTGYAGCGALFMGDEASDDLSVYEDVRELVGMINGPARFLPGNHDINLDAPSNGHAFDTYRATFGPEYYSYDVGKAHFIALNNIRYNTATHKVAYGISDQQLEWLRRDIAQVPEDSFIVVAAHSPLLDFLWHTSAPQQNLKGIYQALEGRKVVALGGHTHVSENLRAGDKMPGWVNKIGNKGLPFTHLTVPAIAGQWFKGELLPGGYPTAMQQDGTPPGVMTLDIKNTDVYERFTPVGGDDSDQMALGLNTPRYRTWYDQYKDNRVGAPQLDKPLVLSRDELGDSWLTTNYWMGSTGSTVEVSLDGAAPVEAVRTQQLQGEKRFTGAAYSDPAAVLTQLSHGVRLLADSTMHLWRYDLPSDLAVGTHTATVTATDVYGRQFVETLTFEVTE; encoded by the coding sequence GTGACCGTGACCGACAAGGCGCCCACGTCGGTCAACTGGACCGAGTCGGCCTACCGCGGCTCGGTCGAGGTCGTCCGCGGGGCCGACGACACCCCTGACGTGCTCAACGGAGTCGTGTTCAACGACCGCAACCGCAACTCGAAGCGGGATGCCGACGAGCCCGGTATCGAGGGCGTCGTCGTCTCCAATGGGCGCGACGTCGTCATGACCGGCGACGACGGTCGCTACGCGTTGCCCGCCTACGACAACATGGTCGTATTCGTCACGCAGCCCCGCGGGTACCAGGTTCCGGTCGACGAGAACAACTTCGCGCAGTTCTCCTACATTCATCTGCCCGAGGGATCGCCGCAGATGAAGTACCAGGGAATCCCCCCCACGGGCGATCTCCCGGAATCTGTCAACTTCCCGCTCACCAAGAGCCGGCTCACCCAGTCGCCGTGGCAGCAGTGCATTATCGGCGGTGACCCGCAGCCGCTGAATTCCGAGCAGGCCGGATACGCCCAGCTGGGTGCCTTCGCCGACCTGCAGAAGCGCACGGGATACGCGGGCTGTGGCGCCCTGTTCATGGGGGATGAAGCCAGCGACGACCTCTCCGTCTACGAAGATGTTCGTGAGCTCGTGGGCATGATCAACGGCCCCGCTCGTTTCCTGCCGGGAAATCACGACATCAATCTCGATGCGCCCAGCAATGGCCATGCCTTTGACACCTACCGTGCGACCTTCGGGCCCGAGTACTACTCGTACGACGTCGGCAAGGCACACTTCATCGCTCTCAACAACATCCGCTACAACACGGCTACGCACAAGGTCGCCTACGGCATCAGCGATCAGCAACTGGAGTGGCTGCGACGGGACATCGCGCAGGTACCCGAGGACAGTTTCATCGTTGTCGCAGCACACAGCCCCCTGCTCGACTTCCTGTGGCACACCTCGGCTCCGCAGCAGAACCTCAAGGGCATCTATCAGGCACTGGAGGGCCGGAAGGTCGTCGCGCTGGGGGGTCACACCCACGTCTCGGAGAATCTTCGCGCCGGCGACAAGATGCCCGGTTGGGTCAACAAGATCGGCAACAAGGGGCTCCCGTTCACACACCTGACCGTCCCGGCCATTGCGGGACAGTGGTTCAAGGGTGAACTGCTGCCCGGTGGCTACCCGACGGCGATGCAGCAGGACGGCACACCGCCCGGTGTCATGACGCTCGACATCAAGAACACTGACGTGTACGAGCGGTTCACCCCGGTCGGCGGAGACGACTCGGACCAGATGGCGCTCGGACTGAACACTCCGCGCTACCGCACCTGGTACGACCAGTACAAGGACAATCGTGTCGGCGCGCCGCAGCTCGACAAGCCCCTCGTCCTGTCGCGGGACGAGCTCGGCGATTCCTGGTTGACCACGAACTACTGGATGGGCTCCACGGGGTCCACCGTCGAGGTCTCCCTCGACGGGGCCGCGCCCGTCGAGGCTGTCCGCACCCAGCAACTGCAGGGTGAGAAGCGTTTCACCGGAGCGGCGTACTCAGACCCGGCGGCGGTCCTGACGCAGCTGTCCCACGGTGTGCGGCTGCTGGCCGACAGCACCATGCACCTGTGGCGTTATGACCTGCCGTCCGACCTCGCGGTAGGGACCCACACGGCTACGGTCACAGCGACCGACGTCTACGGACGTCAGTTCGTGGAGACGTTGACCTTCGAGGTCACCGAGTAA
- a CDS encoding endonuclease/exonuclease/phosphatase family protein, translating into MPAVSSSSLPGKTRSTAVATLVATALAAGLLAGASGASAAELRIHDIQGSTRISPLVGQRVTDVSGIVTGVRTYGSSRGFWIQAPDSETDADPATSEGVFVFTSSTPTVAVGDAVKVSGTVTEFVPGGTSSGNQSLTEISRPTVTVVSSGNALPAPAVLDAGSVPSAYAPDGDPAVGGSINGLALRPEEYALDRYESLEGMNVRVDDARVVGATDPFSELWVTVKPREHANRRGGTVYGSYDSQNTGRIQIQQLTPISQQPFPRANVGDLLSGTTEGPLDFNQFGGYTLTARTVGTVVDGGLEREVARGKHRGELAIATYNVENLDPTDPQTKFDALAAAVVENLSSPDIVALEEIQDNNGAKNDGTVAAGETLRRFTAAIAAAGGPAYEWRSIDPQNNKDGGEPGGNIRQVFLFNPERVSFTDRAGGNATTATGVTGEQGRAALTFSPGRVDPANAAWENSRKPLAGEFVFRGRTVFVIANHFGSKGGDEGLTSHHQPPVRSSETKRVRQARSVNTFVKSILDTQADAKVVVLGDINDFEFSATTEALTEGGVLYPAVKSLPPKERYSYVFQGNSQVLDQILTSPSIEDFSYDSVHINAEFADQNSDHDPQLLRFRP; encoded by the coding sequence ATGCCAGCTGTCTCGTCCTCCTCCCTGCCCGGCAAGACCAGGAGCACCGCGGTCGCCACCCTCGTGGCCACCGCGCTGGCCGCCGGTCTGCTCGCCGGGGCGTCCGGCGCCTCCGCCGCCGAGCTGCGTATCCACGACATCCAGGGCAGTACCCGGATATCCCCGCTCGTGGGTCAGCGGGTCACCGATGTCTCCGGCATCGTCACGGGTGTACGCACCTACGGCTCGTCCAGGGGCTTCTGGATCCAGGCCCCGGACTCCGAGACCGACGCCGACCCGGCCACCAGCGAGGGCGTGTTCGTCTTCACGAGCAGCACCCCGACCGTGGCCGTCGGCGACGCGGTCAAGGTCTCCGGTACGGTCACCGAGTTCGTCCCCGGCGGTACGAGCTCCGGCAACCAGTCGCTCACCGAGATTTCCCGGCCCACCGTGACGGTGGTGTCCTCCGGCAACGCCCTCCCCGCACCGGCCGTCCTCGACGCCGGGTCGGTGCCCTCCGCGTACGCCCCGGACGGTGACCCGGCGGTGGGCGGTTCCATCAACGGGCTCGCTCTGCGGCCCGAGGAGTACGCCCTGGACCGCTACGAGTCCCTGGAGGGCATGAATGTCCGCGTCGACGACGCGCGCGTGGTCGGCGCCACCGACCCCTTCTCGGAGCTGTGGGTCACGGTGAAGCCGCGCGAGCACGCCAACCGGCGCGGCGGCACGGTCTACGGGTCGTACGACTCCCAGAACACGGGCCGGATCCAGATCCAGCAGCTGACGCCGATCTCCCAGCAGCCCTTCCCCCGGGCGAACGTCGGTGACCTGCTGTCCGGGACGACGGAAGGCCCGCTGGACTTCAACCAGTTCGGCGGCTACACGCTCACCGCCCGCACCGTCGGCACGGTCGTCGACGGCGGGCTCGAGCGCGAGGTGGCGCGCGGAAAGCACCGCGGCGAGCTCGCGATCGCCACGTACAACGTGGAGAACCTCGACCCGACGGACCCGCAGACGAAGTTCGACGCGCTGGCGGCCGCCGTCGTGGAGAACCTCTCCTCGCCCGACATCGTCGCCCTGGAGGAGATCCAGGACAACAACGGCGCGAAGAACGACGGCACGGTCGCGGCCGGCGAGACGCTGCGCAGGTTCACGGCGGCGATCGCCGCGGCCGGCGGACCGGCCTACGAGTGGCGGTCCATCGACCCGCAGAACAACAAGGACGGCGGCGAGCCCGGCGGCAACATCCGCCAGGTGTTCCTCTTCAACCCCGAGCGGGTGTCCTTCACCGACCGGGCCGGCGGCAACGCCACGACCGCGACCGGAGTCACCGGCGAGCAGGGCCGGGCGGCCCTCACCTTCTCGCCCGGCCGGGTCGACCCGGCGAACGCGGCCTGGGAGAACAGCCGCAAGCCGCTGGCCGGCGAGTTCGTCTTCCGCGGCCGGACGGTCTTCGTCATCGCCAACCACTTCGGCTCGAAGGGCGGCGACGAGGGCCTGACCTCGCACCACCAGCCGCCGGTGCGGTCGTCGGAGACCAAGCGGGTGCGGCAGGCGCGTTCGGTGAACACCTTCGTGAAGAGCATCCTCGACACCCAGGCGGACGCGAAGGTCGTGGTGCTCGGCGACATCAACGACTTCGAGTTCTCGGCGACGACGGAGGCCCTCACCGAGGGCGGCGTGCTCTACCCGGCGGTGAAGTCCCTGCCGCCGAAGGAGCGTTACTCGTACGTCTTCCAGGGCAACAGCCAGGTGCTCGACCAGATCCTGACCAGCCCGTCGATCGAGGACTTCTCCTACGACAGCGTGCACATCAACGCGGAGTTCGCGGACCAGAACAGCGACCACGACCCGCAACTGCTGCGCTTCCGCCCGTAG
- a CDS encoding MerR family transcriptional regulator, whose product MSTGLRSGQVAEAAGVNIQTLRYYERRGLLAEPERSNGGHRLYGEDAVTALRVIKAARRLGFTLEEVAELLEAGCHRHSRPVAGLQERAAAKLAEVDAKIADLTTIRTALAAAMEAGCDDLTVCAASDCCPIPFTDLAEENRHAEPCC is encoded by the coding sequence GTGAGCACGGGCCTGCGCAGCGGGCAGGTCGCCGAGGCGGCCGGGGTGAACATCCAGACGCTGCGCTACTACGAGCGGCGCGGCCTGCTGGCCGAGCCGGAACGCAGCAATGGCGGTCACCGCCTGTACGGCGAGGACGCGGTGACCGCGCTGCGGGTGATCAAGGCCGCCCGGCGGCTAGGGTTCACGCTGGAGGAGGTCGCTGAACTCCTGGAGGCCGGCTGCCACCGGCACAGCCGCCCCGTCGCGGGCCTCCAGGAGCGGGCCGCGGCCAAGCTCGCCGAGGTCGACGCGAAGATCGCCGACCTGACCACTATCCGCACCGCCCTGGCCGCCGCCATGGAGGCGGGCTGCGACGACCTGACCGTCTGCGCCGCCAGCGACTGCTGCCCCATCCCCTTCACCGACCTCGCCGAGGAGAACCGCCATGCCGAACCCTGCTGCTGA
- a CDS encoding TROVE domain-containing protein: protein MARFNTKAAKGRPTSPVATTGRTTRTHQGGQGHLRDARSELFLLAVANFVTQQTFYESGSDRDDRFATLVRKLAVEDSEWTAGLLGWLRGDANMRTASLVGAAEYVKARLDASATDGPSNRAVIASVLRRPDEPGELLAYWTSMYGRNVPKPVKRGIADVVRRLYNGKSLLKYDTASKGYRFGDVLNLVHPTPDPDKPWQGELFRYALDRRHNPDTAVPPASNRTLTAHRALMALPVEERRAVVTGPGGAERLAEAGMTWEALAGWLQGPMDAAAWEAVIPSMGAMALTRNLRNFDQAGVSDEVAAQVAARISAPEAVAKSRQFPFRYLAAYQHAPSLRWAYPLEKALGHSLANVPALPGRTLILVDRSGSMWAPLSDRSELNRADAAAVFGAAVAMRAADADLVQFGTSSAEVKYSKGESVLKVLERFGNLGGTNTTEAVRRHYRGHDRVLIVTDEQTSYHYAGNPTQQIPADVPVYTWNLAGYRAGHGPSGFGNRHTFGGLTDAAFRMVTLLESGRNADWPWLQADV, encoded by the coding sequence ATGGCACGCTTCAACACCAAGGCGGCCAAGGGCCGGCCTACCTCGCCCGTGGCGACGACCGGGCGCACGACCCGTACGCACCAGGGCGGACAGGGGCACCTCCGTGACGCCCGCTCCGAACTCTTCCTGCTCGCCGTCGCCAACTTCGTGACGCAGCAGACCTTCTACGAGTCCGGCTCCGACCGCGACGACCGCTTCGCCACGCTCGTGCGCAAGCTCGCCGTCGAGGACTCCGAGTGGACCGCCGGCCTCCTCGGCTGGCTGCGCGGCGACGCCAACATGCGCACCGCCTCGCTCGTCGGCGCCGCCGAGTACGTCAAGGCCCGCCTCGACGCCTCCGCGACCGACGGCCCGTCGAACCGGGCGGTCATCGCGTCCGTGCTGCGCCGCCCCGACGAGCCAGGCGAACTGCTCGCGTACTGGACCTCGATGTACGGGCGCAACGTGCCCAAGCCGGTCAAGCGCGGCATCGCCGACGTCGTACGCCGGCTCTACAACGGCAAGTCGCTGCTGAAGTACGACACCGCCTCCAAGGGCTACCGCTTCGGCGACGTCCTCAACCTCGTGCACCCCACGCCCGACCCGGACAAGCCGTGGCAGGGCGAGCTGTTCCGCTACGCGCTCGACCGCCGGCACAACCCGGACACGGCCGTGCCGCCCGCCTCGAACCGCACCCTCACCGCCCATCGCGCGCTGATGGCGCTGCCGGTCGAGGAGCGCAGGGCCGTCGTCACCGGACCGGGCGGCGCGGAACGCCTGGCCGAGGCCGGTATGACCTGGGAGGCGCTGGCGGGCTGGCTGCAAGGCCCGATGGACGCGGCGGCGTGGGAGGCGGTGATCCCCTCCATGGGCGCGATGGCACTGACCCGTAACCTCAGGAACTTCGACCAGGCCGGTGTCTCGGACGAGGTCGCCGCCCAGGTGGCGGCCAGGATCTCCGCCCCCGAAGCGGTTGCGAAGTCCCGCCAGTTCCCCTTCCGCTACCTCGCCGCGTACCAGCACGCGCCGTCGCTGCGCTGGGCGTACCCGCTGGAGAAGGCGCTCGGCCACTCCCTGGCGAACGTCCCCGCGCTGCCCGGCCGGACGCTGATCCTGGTCGACCGCTCGGGCTCCATGTGGGCTCCGCTGTCCGACCGTTCGGAGCTCAACCGTGCCGACGCGGCTGCCGTCTTTGGCGCGGCCGTGGCGATGCGCGCGGCCGACGCGGACCTGGTGCAGTTCGGCACCAGCAGCGCCGAGGTGAAGTACAGCAAGGGCGAGTCGGTGCTGAAGGTCCTGGAGCGCTTCGGCAACCTCGGCGGCACCAACACCACGGAGGCGGTACGCCGGCACTACCGCGGGCACGACCGGGTGCTGATCGTCACCGACGAGCAGACGTCGTACCACTACGCGGGCAACCCCACCCAGCAGATCCCGGCGGACGTCCCGGTCTACACCTGGAACCTCGCGGGCTACCGGGCCGGCCACGGCCCGTCGGGCTTCGGTAACCGCCACACGTTCGGGGGCCTTACGGACGCGGCTTTCCGCATGGTCACCCTGCTGGAGAGCGGGCGTAACGCGGACTGGCCCTGGCTGCAGGCAGACGTCTGA
- a CDS encoding alkaline phosphatase PhoX translates to MSLTRRDFTRQSALTGAGIALTGAVGALATAPGALAADEPAEAVEAASGKGRELGYGPLLPDAAGILALPEGFSYRVITHSGVTTLESGETTPSNHDGTAAFEGRRGAVLLVNNHELGGPRSKVKYPVPLAEGLVYDPAAPGGCTVVEVHKHGEVAEWVGIAGTSTNCAGGSTPWGTWLTGEETENRAGQNGMTKDHGYIFEVDPYDVRANLDPQPIKAFGRYAHEAVVVDPKRGDVYLTEDAAGPNGLLYRWVPPKGFEHGRGKLRTLAADAGVLQAFKCFDSAGLFVDDLSRATKIGTVYGVDWVDVPDRDAQTVSVRKQFADGEVTRARKLEGMWWGDGGFYFVSSFARAESPGTPHDGQVWFYDPKRRTITLKVQLGVNTDDTGFDGPDNITVSPYGGLILAEDGNGAQHLFGATERGRTYPIARNELNDSEFTGVTFSPDGDTLFANIQTPGIMLAITGPWRRQPR, encoded by the coding sequence ATGTCGCTCACCCGCAGGGACTTCACCAGGCAGTCCGCGCTCACCGGCGCGGGCATCGCCCTCACCGGGGCCGTCGGCGCGCTTGCCACCGCGCCGGGCGCCCTCGCCGCCGACGAGCCCGCCGAGGCCGTCGAGGCCGCGTCCGGCAAGGGCCGTGAGCTCGGCTACGGGCCGCTCCTCCCCGACGCTGCCGGCATCCTCGCCCTGCCCGAGGGCTTCTCGTACCGCGTCATCACGCACAGCGGTGTCACCACGCTGGAGTCCGGCGAGACCACCCCCTCCAACCACGACGGCACCGCCGCCTTCGAAGGCCGCCGCGGGGCGGTCCTGCTCGTCAACAACCACGAGCTGGGGGGCCCGCGGTCGAAGGTGAAGTACCCCGTGCCGCTCGCCGAGGGCCTGGTCTACGACCCGGCCGCGCCCGGCGGCTGCACGGTCGTCGAGGTCCACAAGCACGGCGAGGTCGCCGAGTGGGTCGGCATCGCCGGCACCTCGACCAACTGCGCGGGCGGCAGCACCCCCTGGGGCACCTGGCTGACCGGCGAGGAGACCGAGAACCGGGCCGGCCAGAACGGCATGACCAAGGACCACGGCTACATCTTCGAGGTCGACCCCTACGACGTACGCGCCAACCTGGACCCCCAGCCCATCAAGGCCTTCGGCCGCTACGCCCACGAGGCCGTCGTCGTCGACCCCAAGCGCGGCGATGTGTACCTGACTGAGGACGCCGCCGGCCCGAACGGCCTGCTCTACCGCTGGGTTCCGCCGAAGGGCTTCGAGCACGGGCGCGGAAAGCTGCGTACCCTCGCCGCCGACGCGGGCGTTCTTCAGGCGTTCAAGTGCTTCGACTCGGCCGGCCTCTTCGTCGACGACCTCTCGCGCGCCACGAAGATCGGCACGGTCTACGGTGTCGACTGGGTCGACGTACCGGACCGCGACGCGCAGACCGTCTCGGTGCGCAAGCAGTTCGCGGACGGCGAGGTCACCCGCGCCCGCAAGCTCGAGGGCATGTGGTGGGGCGACGGCGGCTTCTACTTCGTGTCGTCGTTCGCCCGTGCGGAGAGCCCCGGCACGCCGCACGACGGCCAGGTCTGGTTCTACGACCCCAAGCGCCGCACCATCACCCTGAAGGTGCAGCTGGGCGTGAACACCGACGACACCGGCTTCGACGGCCCCGACAACATCACCGTCTCGCCCTACGGCGGCCTGATCCTCGCGGAGGACGGAAACGGAGCCCAGCACCTCTTCGGCGCCACGGAGCGCGGCCGCACGTACCCGATCGCGCGCAACGAGCTGAACGACAGCGAGTTCACCGGCGTGACCTTCTCCCCGGACGGGGACACGCTGTTCGCCAACATCCAGACCCCGGGCATCATGCTCGCGATCACGGGTCCGTGGCGACGCCAGCCGCGCTGA
- the dapA gene encoding 4-hydroxy-tetrahydrodipicolinate synthase, translating to MTTSRPRPFGRALCAPITPFTDSGELDLEGAQKLAHHLVTEGGCDGLVLNGTTGESPTTSDAEKAALVRAVVEAVGDRASIVAGVGTANTMHTVELARAAEAAGADGLLVVTPYYSRPPQEAVEAHFRTVADSVGVPLMLYDIPGRTGTRIETGTMLRLAEHPGIVAVKDCSYDLLGSSKVIARTDLAYYSGCEELNLPLYAVGGAGYVSTVANVVPARLRAVLDAYDAGRNDEAARLNTLTLPIVELMMASGLPGTVTAKALLNALGLPAGPVREPLQPAGHKVTGGLLAAYEELLGVA from the coding sequence ATGACCACATCGCGCCCCCGCCCCTTCGGCCGCGCCCTCTGCGCGCCGATCACGCCGTTCACCGACTCCGGTGAACTGGACCTGGAGGGCGCCCAGAAGCTCGCCCACCATCTGGTGACCGAGGGCGGCTGCGACGGCCTGGTGCTGAACGGCACCACCGGCGAGTCGCCCACCACCTCCGACGCCGAGAAGGCCGCGCTCGTACGGGCCGTGGTGGAGGCCGTCGGTGACCGGGCCTCGATCGTCGCGGGCGTCGGCACCGCGAACACCATGCACACCGTGGAGCTGGCCCGGGCCGCCGAGGCCGCGGGGGCGGACGGACTTCTGGTCGTCACGCCGTACTACAGCCGCCCCCCGCAGGAGGCCGTCGAGGCGCACTTCCGCACGGTCGCCGACTCGGTCGGCGTACCGCTGATGCTCTACGACATCCCGGGCCGTACCGGCACCCGCATCGAGACCGGCACGATGCTGCGGCTGGCGGAGCACCCGGGCATCGTCGCCGTCAAGGACTGCTCGTACGACCTGCTCGGCAGCAGCAAGGTGATCGCCCGCACGGATCTCGCGTACTACTCGGGATGCGAGGAGCTGAATCTGCCGCTGTACGCGGTGGGCGGCGCCGGGTACGTCAGTACGGTCGCCAATGTGGTCCCGGCCCGGCTGCGCGCGGTCCTGGACGCGTACGACGCGGGCCGGAACGACGAGGCCGCCCGCCTGAACACCCTGACCCTGCCGATCGTCGAGCTGATGATGGCGTCCGGCCTTCCGGGCACGGTCACCGCCAAGGCGCTGCTGAACGCGCTGGGCCTGCCGGCCGGTCCGGTCCGTGAACCGCTGCAGCCCGCCGGTCACAAGGTGACCGGCGGGCTGCTCGCCGCGTACGAGGAGCTGCTCGGCGTCGCTTAG